One stretch of Geoalkalibacter ferrihydriticus DSM 17813 DNA includes these proteins:
- a CDS encoding TetR family transcriptional regulator, which yields MRRTKEETQKTRRAILEAAERVFFDQGITRTTLEQIARAAGMTRGAIYWHFQNKADLINAVHAEVHLPMEEVFFRILDADDAHALQRLEDHCAASFAQLHADERSRRVYSILLLKCEYSEEMSALTERLRVSKERITVGLEDFFQRLKKAGRISADAQPRVLALGLYAFMLGLYSDYLRYPDMYQVPIDGEELIRYFFAPLKTGAATQQTTAR from the coding sequence TTGAGACGCACCAAGGAAGAGACCCAAAAAACCCGCAGGGCGATTTTGGAAGCCGCCGAACGGGTGTTTTTCGATCAGGGCATCACCCGCACCACCCTGGAGCAGATCGCCCGCGCCGCCGGCATGACGCGCGGCGCCATCTACTGGCATTTTCAGAACAAGGCCGACCTGATCAACGCCGTTCACGCCGAGGTGCACCTGCCCATGGAGGAGGTCTTCTTCCGCATTCTCGACGCCGACGATGCCCATGCCCTGCAACGTCTCGAAGACCACTGCGCGGCCTCTTTCGCCCAGCTCCATGCGGATGAGCGCAGTCGGCGGGTTTACAGCATTCTGCTGCTCAAGTGCGAATACTCCGAGGAGATGAGTGCGCTGACCGAAAGGTTAAGGGTGTCGAAGGAGCGTATCACGGTGGGGTTGGAGGATTTTTTCCAGCGCTTGAAAAAAGCCGGGCGAATCAGCGCCGACGCGCAGCCGCGCGTTCTCGCCCTCGGCCTTTACGCGTTCATGCTCGGCCTCTACAGTGATTATCTACGTTATCCGGATATGTATCAGGTTCCCATAGATGGAGAAGAACTCATCCGCTATTTTTTCGCGCCCCTGAAAACGGGCGCGGCGACGCAGCAGACCACAGCCCGATAG